In a single window of the Papaver somniferum cultivar HN1 chromosome 8, ASM357369v1, whole genome shotgun sequence genome:
- the LOC113305965 gene encoding uncharacterized protein LOC113305965 has protein sequence MCILTCALKLELAEKTRQLASMREPEITRNPIHRVNRVDNGSDILRHLKALEMNQGSHQTMSCNSEPRTYPCTICSDESNIGPHCPLFYPCETTRDQVSVLYGGMNSKYEGRPKFDPYSNTYNPGWKHNPNFSWSKGNHQGGPSSNPPPGISKNQVQVQEPSPVDKKVSFLEEKENGTFPSQKTPNPKGVNQVNRSCSSNHNEHSKAVMTLRSGKTLENSVELPKDSSPSEKETKVDQTSSKDPNGTESAKIPSEEDIPERVYVPPAPFPRRLAKKKPSTYAEILDIFKQVKINLPLLDAIKHVPDMEKFLKDMCTVKRDESVHKRHFDPTSSQKIENAILDLGDSVNLLPFSVYEQLRLGEMKPTRITLQLADRSVKIPRGILEAFLVQVANFIYPVDFVILDTQPVTSQDINIPIILGYPFLSTANAVMHCQISLVEFSFGNQKISVNVFKALQATSDPEHYESICMIDSN, from the exons atgTGTATTTTGACATGTGCTTTGAAACTCGAGCTAGCTGAAAAGACTCGTCAATTGGCTTCAATGAGAGAGCCCGAAATAACTAGGAACCCTATCCATAGGGTCAATAGAGTTGATAATGGGTCTGATATACTTAGGCATCTAAAGGCCTTAGAGATGAACCAAGGGTCCCACCAGACTATGAGCTGCAATAGTGAGCCCAGAACCTATCCATGTACGATTTGTAGTGATGAAAGTAATATTGGACCTCACTGTCCCCTTTTTTACCCTTGTGAAACTACCCGTGACCAGGTTAGTGTCCTATATGGTGGTATGAACTCTAAATATGAGGGTCGAcccaagtttgacccatactctaatacatataaccctggttggaaacATAACCCGAATTTCTCGTGGTCTAAAGGTAACCATCAAGGTGGCCCATCTAGCAACCCACCACCAGGTATTTCTAAGAACCAAGTTCAAGTCCAAGAACCGAGCCCAGTTGATAAAAAGGTGTCATTTCTAGAGGAAAA GGAGAACGGGACATTTCCTAGCCAAAAGACTCCAAATCCGAAAGGAGTTAACCAGGTTAATAGATCATGTAGTTCTAACCACAATGAACATAGCAAAGCAGTTatgacccttaggagtggtaaaactctAGAGAACTCGGTAGAACTACCTAAGGATAGTAGTCCATCTGAAAAAGAGACTAAGGTTGACCAAACTTCGTCTAAAGACCCCAATGGGACTGAGAGTGCTAAGATTCCAAGTGAGGAAGATATTCCTGAGAGAGTGTACGTACCACCTGCACCATTTCCTCGGAGACTCGCTAAGAAAAAGCCTAGTACATATGCTGAAATCCTAGACATCTTTAAGCAAGTTAAGATCAATCTTCCCTTGTTAGATGCAATAAAACATGTACCGGATATGGAAAAGTTTCTAAAAGACATGTGCACTGTAAAGAGAGATGAGAGTGTCCATAAAAGGCATTTTGACCCAACAA GTAGCCAAAAGATAGAAAATGCTATTTTAGATCTTGGGGATAGTGTAAATCTTTTACCGTTCTCAGTATATGAACAACTTAGATTAGGTGAGATGAAACCAACTAGGATAACACTACAGTTAGCCGATAGGTCAGTTAAAATCCCACGTGGGATTCTTGAAGCCTTTTTGGTTCAAGTAGCAAACTTTATCTATCCGGTTGACTTTGTAattttagacactcaacctgtcacTAGTCAAGATATCAATATCCCGATCATCCTAGGTTATCCGTTTCTATCCACTGCAAATGCAGTCATGCATTGTCAAATTAGCCtagtagaattttcctttgggaaTCAGAAAATATCAGTGAACGTTTTTAAGGCGTTACAAGCCACATCGGACCCTGAACACTATGAGTCTATATGCATGATCGATTCTAATTGA